In a genomic window of Sporosarcina trichiuri:
- a CDS encoding YkyB family protein: MSGTASLHEIAVAIYTVNRHAKTAPDNRPLYQLKKQSIAKLLEAGEAEKIGLHFVENPKFSKQHSTVLVRCGDFLFHTLPEKEDFAKLPHLGEQDMQFRNPQERMSLKTARDLLTVFTGGTVETEQKAPLAEPPKKKKRVSNTAGFRSSYLDGKR; this comes from the coding sequence TTGTCAGGAACAGCCTCTCTCCATGAAATCGCTGTAGCGATCTACACGGTCAACCGTCACGCAAAGACCGCTCCCGATAACCGGCCGCTGTATCAGCTGAAGAAGCAGTCCATCGCCAAACTGCTGGAAGCCGGGGAAGCTGAAAAGATCGGACTGCATTTTGTCGAGAATCCGAAGTTCAGCAAACAGCACTCCACCGTCCTTGTCCGCTGCGGTGATTTCCTCTTCCATACCCTTCCGGAAAAAGAAGACTTTGCGAAACTCCCCCATTTAGGTGAGCAGGATATGCAGTTCCGCAATCCGCAGGAGCGGATGAGCCTGAAGACAGCACGCGACCTGCTGACAGTGTTCACCGGCGGGACGGTTGAAACCGAACAGAAAGCTCCGTTAGCCGAACCGCCGAAAAAGAAGAAGCGGGTTTCGAACACAGCGGGATTCCGCTCCTCCTATTTGGACGGAAAACGATGA
- a CDS encoding NAD(P)-dependent oxidoreductase, with the protein MEKISFIGTGVMGASIVRHLMDGGYPVKIYTRTKRKAEPLIEAGAEWAPTVREAAVGADCIFTMVGYPADVEDVYFGEGGILETASEGSLLIDLTTSSPALAIRIAGTAKEKGMMSLDAPVSGGDVGARNGTLSVMCGGDAAAFRKAGPLFDLFGSQVKLQGGAGAGQHTKMCNQLAIATNMIGVCEALVYAEKAGLDPENVLESISTGAAGSWSLSNLGPRMLAGNFEPGFYTKHFLKDLRIALEEAKAMELPLPGLELAIRLYERLSDEGYADKGTQVLYKYYK; encoded by the coding sequence ATGGAAAAGATTTCATTTATCGGGACAGGTGTTATGGGGGCCAGTATCGTCCGCCATTTGATGGACGGCGGATACCCGGTCAAGATTTATACGAGGACCAAACGGAAAGCGGAGCCGCTGATCGAGGCGGGTGCGGAATGGGCGCCGACTGTCCGGGAGGCGGCGGTCGGGGCAGACTGCATTTTCACCATGGTCGGCTATCCGGCTGACGTGGAGGACGTGTACTTCGGGGAAGGCGGGATTCTCGAGACTGCTTCAGAAGGCAGCCTGCTGATCGATCTGACGACTTCAAGTCCTGCGCTTGCGATCCGGATCGCTGGGACTGCAAAAGAAAAAGGCATGATGTCACTGGATGCTCCGGTTTCCGGCGGCGATGTCGGTGCAAGGAACGGCACATTGTCCGTCATGTGCGGCGGTGATGCGGCTGCGTTCCGGAAAGCCGGTCCGCTGTTCGATCTGTTCGGCAGCCAAGTGAAACTGCAGGGCGGTGCAGGTGCCGGGCAGCATACGAAAATGTGCAACCAGCTTGCGATCGCGACGAATATGATCGGTGTGTGCGAAGCGCTCGTTTATGCGGAAAAGGCAGGCCTTGATCCTGAAAACGTACTGGAATCCATTTCCACCGGCGCAGCGGGTTCCTGGTCGTTGTCGAATCTCGGGCCGCGTATGCTGGCAGGCAATTTTGAACCCGGGTTTTACACGAAGCACTTCCTGAAAGATCTCCGGATCGCTCTCGAGGAAGCAAAGGCGATGGAGCTGCCTCTTCCCGGCCTCGAGCTGGCAATCAGATTGTATGAAAGGCTGAGTGACGAAGGATATGCGGATAAAGGGACACAAGTGCTGTACAAGTATTATAAATGA
- a CDS encoding aspartyl-phosphate phosphatase Spo0E family protein — MEIEIEQTRKRLLTAAREQGLSSSETIRLSVELDHLLNSYDKERHHFGRCARFDADFV; from the coding sequence ATGGAAATCGAAATCGAACAGACACGCAAGAGACTGTTGACAGCCGCACGGGAACAAGGGCTTTCCTCCAGCGAAACGATCCGGCTCAGTGTTGAATTGGATCATCTTCTCAACTCCTACGACAAAGAACGGCATCATTTTGGACGATGTGCACGTTTTGATGCCGATTTCGTTTGA
- a CDS encoding YkvS family protein, with product MEELENPNVAPVGSIIEFGDGLQGIVEKVNDNSVIVNLTYMENFEDLGLEEKTVVNHKRYKILHRKED from the coding sequence ATGGAAGAGTTGGAAAATCCGAATGTCGCCCCAGTTGGCTCCATCATCGAATTCGGTGACGGATTGCAAGGCATTGTGGAAAAAGTGAATGATAACTCAGTTATTGTCAACTTGACGTACATGGAAAACTTCGAGGATCTCGGTCTTGAAGAGAAAACCGTTGTCAACCATAAGCGCTACAAGATCCTTCACAGGAAAGAGGATTGA
- a CDS encoding MarR family winged helix-turn-helix transcriptional regulator, with the protein MDTANERALKLFVVLSRANKVLHEETNRLIIAKGLNPTEFAVLELLFHKGKQPIQKIGEKILMRSGSMTYVINKLEANGYLQRETNVNDKRVTYVSISEKGKRLMETIFPEHADNITSLLSALTPVEQEEAVRLLQKLGVSIRDLS; encoded by the coding sequence ATGGATACTGCTAATGAACGGGCACTGAAGCTGTTTGTCGTGCTCTCCAGGGCCAATAAGGTGCTGCACGAAGAAACGAATCGGCTGATCATCGCGAAGGGCTTGAATCCGACTGAATTTGCGGTGCTCGAGCTGCTGTTCCATAAAGGGAAGCAGCCGATCCAGAAAATCGGGGAAAAGATTCTGATGCGCAGCGGTTCGATGACATATGTCATTAACAAACTTGAAGCAAACGGGTATCTGCAGCGGGAGACCAACGTCAATGATAAACGGGTGACATATGTTTCGATTTCAGAGAAAGGCAAAAGACTCATGGAGACGATATTTCCGGAACATGCGGATAATATCACCAGCTTGCTGTCTGCACTGACACCTGTTGAACAGGAAGAAGCTGTGCGGCTGTTGCAGAAGCTCGGTGTCTCCATACGGGATCTTTCATAA
- a CDS encoding ATP-binding protein, with protein sequence MDQLDAAYENMSLFVKDNRHPCILIDMDGTIKETNAMFRNRFSMEPDDNFLSLFKSKTALGEWYSLKGTSDGTKVSVLENLALSVGENVECLCTAHVFYSQDNGQAVVTLVLPAAFQALPESAYATSFSYISKIILLIDTDGRILDVNSRVAGIFDMKRGTLIGKSIHSVYRKFNTNKGEGEKQYEEYLRHLKLYGEVQFTERFENDPNDIKFFEIRVSYNREDDLYVMEVKDCTETEMLRQQLEHSGSLSTVGQMAASIAHEIRNPMTTLKGFVQLMETTADGDTAKYLAVVDSELQRMESILNEMLMLSKPCEGIHSEFSLGVLITKVLEIMKPKAMFESIQIDWHDASFCNSMIYSNADKLKQVLLNLFKNAFEAMEPGGILTLKLEKEENGSSFILTVKDTGKGMSDLQLKNIFLPFFTSKPEGTGLGLPFVLKTMEDLGGAVGVSSQLGAGTTFVLTFPVHCRKGFQEFRQLTVN encoded by the coding sequence TTGGACCAATTGGATGCTGCTTATGAAAACATGTCACTGTTCGTAAAAGATAACCGCCATCCGTGCATCTTGATCGACATGGATGGGACCATCAAAGAAACGAATGCAATGTTCCGGAACAGATTCTCTATGGAGCCGGATGATAATTTCCTATCTCTTTTCAAATCGAAAACAGCTCTCGGTGAATGGTACAGCCTTAAGGGAACCTCTGATGGAACGAAAGTGAGTGTGCTTGAAAACCTGGCGCTGTCTGTCGGGGAAAACGTTGAGTGCCTGTGCACAGCACATGTTTTCTATAGCCAAGATAATGGACAGGCTGTTGTAACACTCGTTCTTCCGGCAGCTTTCCAGGCTTTGCCGGAATCGGCCTATGCGACAAGTTTCAGCTATATTTCGAAAATCATCCTGCTGATCGATACGGACGGGCGGATTCTCGATGTGAACAGCCGGGTTGCCGGGATTTTCGATATGAAAAGAGGTACCCTGATTGGAAAAAGCATCCATTCCGTGTACAGAAAGTTCAATACGAATAAAGGTGAAGGAGAGAAACAGTACGAAGAGTATCTCCGCCACTTGAAATTGTACGGTGAAGTCCAATTCACGGAACGGTTCGAAAATGACCCGAATGATATCAAGTTCTTCGAAATCCGGGTTTCCTACAACCGGGAAGACGACCTGTACGTGATGGAAGTGAAGGACTGTACGGAAACCGAAATGCTCCGCCAGCAGCTTGAGCATTCGGGATCCCTTTCCACTGTCGGCCAGATGGCTGCCAGTATCGCCCATGAAATCCGCAATCCGATGACCACATTGAAAGGGTTCGTGCAGCTCATGGAAACAACGGCAGACGGGGATACGGCAAAATATCTGGCTGTGGTCGACAGCGAACTGCAGCGGATGGAATCGATACTGAACGAGATGCTCATGCTGTCGAAACCTTGCGAAGGCATCCACTCGGAGTTCTCGCTTGGTGTGCTGATCACCAAAGTTCTGGAGATCATGAAACCGAAGGCGATGTTCGAGTCGATTCAGATCGACTGGCACGATGCCTCATTCTGCAACTCGATGATCTACTCGAATGCGGACAAGCTGAAGCAGGTGCTGCTCAATTTGTTCAAAAATGCATTTGAAGCGATGGAACCCGGCGGGATATTGACGCTGAAACTCGAGAAAGAGGAGAATGGCTCGTCGTTCATCCTAACTGTCAAGGATACCGGCAAAGGGATGTCCGATTTACAGCTGAAGAACATCTTCCTTCCCTTCTTTACATCCAAGCCGGAAGGAACCGGTCTCGGTCTGCCGTTCGTGCTGAAAACGATGGAAGACTTAGGAGGGGCTGTCGGCGTCAGCAGCCAGCTTGGTGCCGGGACGACCTTCGTGCTGACATTCCCGGTCCATTGCAGGAAAGGGTTTCAGGAATTCAGACAACTCACCGTGAATTGA
- a CDS encoding TrkH family potassium uptake protein, translating to MKFNRDSLRRFTPAQIIVFYYFLAIAFSFLLLNLPGVYKPGVEISFIDSLFTSVSAVSVTGLTPISIGGTYTVFGLCMLMLVLQLGGIGIMSIGTFFWLLVRKRIGLRERQLIMVDHNQYSLAGVVQLIKQIVWIIFLIELIGGLVLTLYIMPLYESFSEALLNGMFLAVSATTNAGFDITNASLLPYFNDYFVQTVIMILIVLGAIGFPVLVEVKSFFSKKVPHFRFSLFTKITTATFGVLLIGGAVLIFILESFHSFRGMAWHEKVFSSLFHSVSARSAGLTTYDITNFGDATDILISILMFIGASPSSVGGGIRTTTFAIAILFLINFAKGKDVIHIFQRRITLVDIFRSYAVILLAGFMVIAAMLILLITEPGVPVVSLLFEITSAFGTCGMSLGITADLSVPGKIIIMALMFIGRVGLISFLFTLGGKVYKTSFRYPKERVIIG from the coding sequence ATGAAATTTAACCGGGACAGTCTGCGCAGGTTCACGCCTGCCCAGATCATTGTTTTCTATTATTTCCTAGCGATTGCATTTTCATTCTTATTATTGAATTTACCGGGCGTCTACAAGCCGGGTGTCGAGATTTCATTCATCGACAGCCTGTTCACATCGGTGAGTGCTGTCAGTGTGACGGGCCTGACACCGATCAGTATCGGCGGCACGTATACTGTATTCGGCCTCTGTATGCTGATGCTGGTCCTCCAGCTCGGCGGTATCGGCATCATGTCGATCGGCACCTTCTTCTGGCTGCTTGTCAGGAAGAGGATCGGCCTGAGGGAACGCCAGCTCATCATGGTCGACCATAACCAGTATTCACTGGCCGGTGTCGTCCAGCTGATCAAACAGATTGTCTGGATCATCTTCCTGATCGAACTTATCGGCGGGCTTGTGCTGACTCTCTATATCATGCCGCTCTATGAATCATTTTCGGAAGCGCTTCTGAACGGGATGTTTCTGGCAGTGTCGGCCACGACGAATGCCGGCTTCGATATAACGAATGCCTCGCTCCTGCCGTATTTCAATGACTACTTTGTCCAGACCGTCATCATGATCCTGATTGTCCTTGGTGCGATCGGCTTCCCGGTTCTTGTCGAAGTGAAAAGTTTCTTTTCGAAAAAAGTCCCGCATTTCCGTTTTTCGCTGTTCACGAAGATCACGACAGCAACATTCGGCGTACTTCTTATCGGAGGAGCTGTCCTCATCTTCATCCTGGAATCGTTCCACTCATTCCGGGGGATGGCGTGGCACGAAAAGGTCTTTTCTTCATTGTTCCACTCGGTCTCCGCGCGTTCAGCAGGACTGACAACGTACGATATTACGAATTTCGGGGATGCGACGGACATTCTGATCAGTATCCTCATGTTCATCGGGGCTTCGCCAAGTTCGGTCGGCGGAGGCATCCGGACGACAACGTTCGCGATCGCCATCCTGTTCCTCATCAATTTTGCGAAAGGGAAAGACGTCATCCATATCTTCCAGAGACGCATTACACTGGTCGACATTTTCCGCTCGTATGCGGTCATACTGCTTGCCGGCTTCATGGTGATTGCGGCCATGCTCATCCTGCTCATCACGGAGCCCGGTGTCCCGGTTGTGTCCCTGCTGTTCGAAATCACTTCCGCGTTCGGTACATGCGGCATGTCACTCGGCATCACTGCGGACTTATCGGTGCCAGGCAAGATCATCATCATGGCACTCATGTTCATCGGCCGTGTCGGACTGATCTCGTTCCTGTTCACATTGGGGGGGAAAGTGTATAAGACCTCATTCCGTTATCCGAAAGAACGTGTCATCATTGGCTGA
- a CDS encoding TerC family protein: METIFLEYAWVLLVLIVLEGLLAADNAVVMAVMVKHLPKLQQKKALFYGLLGAFVFRFTALFFITFLVNYWEIQALGAVYLLYISIKNIWDQKHHKEGGPSKKKRRQSGFWMTVLKVELADIAFALDSMLAAVALAVTLPELGNFHIGGINGGQFTVMLLGGIVGLVLIRFAARQFVTLLEKYPALETAAFLIVGWVGVKLAVMTLAHPKVGILAESFPHSAAWKLTFWIVLAGIAIGGYLTAVARKHK, encoded by the coding sequence GTGGAAACGATATTTTTAGAATATGCTTGGGTGCTTCTGGTGCTGATCGTACTGGAAGGCCTGCTGGCAGCGGACAACGCGGTCGTCATGGCCGTCATGGTGAAACACCTGCCGAAACTGCAGCAGAAGAAGGCGCTGTTCTACGGACTGCTTGGGGCGTTCGTCTTCCGCTTCACCGCGCTGTTCTTCATCACCTTCCTGGTCAACTATTGGGAGATCCAGGCGCTCGGTGCCGTGTACCTGCTGTATATCTCCATCAAGAACATATGGGACCAGAAACACCATAAAGAAGGCGGCCCCTCGAAGAAGAAACGCAGACAATCCGGTTTCTGGATGACCGTGCTGAAAGTGGAGCTCGCGGACATCGCGTTCGCACTCGATTCCATGCTTGCAGCCGTTGCGCTGGCGGTGACACTGCCTGAACTCGGCAACTTCCATATCGGCGGCATCAACGGCGGCCAGTTCACCGTCATGCTGCTCGGCGGCATCGTCGGCCTGGTGCTGATCCGTTTTGCAGCCCGTCAGTTCGTCACGCTGCTGGAGAAATACCCGGCGCTTGAAACAGCCGCATTCCTCATCGTCGGCTGGGTCGGCGTCAAGCTTGCGGTCATGACGCTTGCGCATCCGAAAGTCGGCATCCTTGCAGAGTCCTTCCCGCATTCGGCCGCCTGGAAGCTGACGTTCTGGATCGTGCTGGCCGGTATCGCAATCGGCGGCTATCTCACGGCAGTCGCACGTAAACATAAATGA
- a CDS encoding efflux RND transporter permease subunit, with translation MKISDFSIKRPVFTIVTMFLIIILGAVSFFKIPVTLIPDLNPPVAVVVANYSGASPTEVSEKLTKPLEESLSTSPGLKTLQSTSQEGATLVFMMFDWSADIDDVQLDILQRIDQVPVPEGADKPRFMKFDPSQFPVIQLSLKTAKDDVDIRKIADELETELRQTEGVASVSVSGKLVEEIQIKLDENKLEKNGLTQADIVQAVQASNVTMPGEPVSASGGKQLTTRIVSTLSTAEDIGNVIIGPNPVTGKRMYVKDVAAVNRTEAANDTITRANDEQAVLLSVLQESGANTAEVSSSFKESLDRLLDEKQFKDVEADILFDQGDYVQLAINNIGQSLILGGLFAMVVLFFFLKGIRSPIIIGVAIPYSVIVTFVLMFFADFSLNIMTLGALALGIGMLVDNAIVVIENIERHLAMGKDRKTAASEGAKEIGGAIIASTLTTLAVFVPVIFISGLIGQIFTQFALTISFSLFASLVVALTVVPMMASRMLRKPRRNVEARRRRSRTLRTFENSVKWSLRNRALILVCTIVLLAASAFGLFKVGTEFLPSTDEGFFSINVDLPNGSSLASTDDAVKKVEDILKEQKDVDVYVSLVGGTQQSMAQGGSQADTAEMYVKLKPLDKRDRSVFDFMDDVKPKVEEAVGDSADVSFNVQAAAGSSPNTLSFSLEDTNEARLTKAIGQVDEKLRSLDGVTDVSNNLMDTVEEVKVTVDRELAANFGLAPYQVAQIITDATRGTFATQVVDKDDNVLTVNVQYDKKFYEDTGALRKIKLRTPSGQYIKLGQVAKIDIAEGPVAIQRVDQAHSVSYDIKYENSRSLGEMTKAVNEAIDGLDLPDDVKMSYSGDRELFENAANDMLLAIILAVVLVYIVMAAQFESFKYPFVIMFSVPLMIIGVAIGLFATQTPISVTAVIGILVLVGIVVNNGIVLVDYINQQKEKGMPSYEAIVISVKNRVRPILMTALTTILGLLPLALGIGEGTEINQPMGIAVIGGLISSTFLTLFIVPVIYSLFDRETRRRARPKSGYTAADSEEDV, from the coding sequence ATGAAAATAAGCGATTTTTCGATCAAACGACCGGTATTTACGATCGTCACGATGTTTCTCATCATCATTCTCGGAGCTGTTTCGTTCTTCAAGATCCCTGTCACCCTGATCCCGGACCTGAATCCGCCCGTTGCGGTGGTGGTTGCGAATTACAGCGGTGCGTCACCGACCGAAGTCAGCGAAAAACTGACGAAACCGCTCGAAGAGAGCCTGTCCACCTCACCCGGACTGAAGACGCTGCAGTCGACTTCCCAGGAAGGCGCGACATTGGTCTTCATGATGTTCGACTGGTCGGCGGATATCGATGATGTCCAGCTCGATATCCTCCAGCGCATCGACCAGGTGCCTGTTCCGGAGGGAGCGGACAAGCCGAGGTTCATGAAATTCGACCCATCCCAATTCCCGGTGATCCAGCTCTCGCTGAAAACGGCGAAAGATGATGTCGACATCCGGAAGATCGCCGACGAGCTCGAGACGGAACTCCGTCAGACCGAAGGGGTCGCAAGTGTCAGCGTCTCCGGTAAATTGGTGGAAGAGATCCAGATCAAGCTCGATGAAAACAAACTGGAGAAAAATGGCCTTACCCAGGCGGATATCGTCCAGGCGGTCCAGGCATCGAATGTCACGATGCCGGGTGAGCCGGTGAGTGCGTCCGGCGGCAAACAGCTGACGACACGGATTGTCAGCACGCTGTCGACAGCGGAAGATATCGGCAATGTCATTATCGGGCCGAACCCTGTCACCGGCAAGCGCATGTACGTCAAGGATGTTGCTGCCGTCAACAGGACGGAAGCGGCCAATGACACGATCACGCGGGCGAATGATGAACAGGCGGTCCTGCTGTCCGTCCTGCAGGAATCGGGGGCGAACACTGCGGAGGTTTCGAGTTCGTTCAAGGAATCCCTCGACCGGCTGCTCGATGAAAAGCAGTTCAAGGACGTTGAAGCGGACATCCTCTTCGACCAGGGGGACTATGTCCAGCTGGCCATCAACAATATCGGACAGTCGCTGATCCTCGGCGGTCTGTTTGCGATGGTTGTCCTGTTCTTCTTCCTGAAAGGCATCCGCAGTCCGATCATCATCGGTGTGGCGATCCCGTATTCCGTCATCGTCACATTCGTGCTCATGTTCTTCGCGGATTTCTCCCTGAACATCATGACACTCGGCGCCCTGGCGCTCGGCATCGGGATGCTCGTCGATAACGCGATTGTCGTCATCGAGAATATCGAGCGGCATCTGGCCATGGGGAAAGACCGGAAAACTGCCGCAAGTGAAGGGGCGAAGGAGATCGGCGGTGCAATCATCGCATCCACGCTGACGACACTTGCCGTCTTCGTACCGGTGATCTTCATCAGCGGGCTCATCGGCCAGATCTTCACACAGTTCGCATTGACGATCTCGTTCAGCCTGTTTGCATCGCTCGTCGTGGCATTGACGGTTGTGCCGATGATGGCGAGCCGCATGCTGCGCAAACCGCGCCGCAATGTGGAAGCGCGCAGGCGCCGGTCACGCACGCTGCGGACGTTCGAGAACTCCGTCAAGTGGTCGCTCCGGAACAGGGCGCTCATCCTTGTGTGTACAATCGTCCTGCTCGCAGCAAGTGCATTCGGGCTGTTCAAAGTGGGCACCGAATTCCTGCCGTCGACCGACGAAGGATTCTTCAGCATCAATGTCGACCTGCCGAATGGCTCGTCGCTTGCCTCGACAGATGACGCAGTGAAGAAAGTGGAAGATATACTCAAGGAACAGAAGGACGTCGACGTATATGTCAGCCTTGTCGGCGGTACCCAGCAGTCGATGGCACAAGGCGGCTCACAGGCGGATACCGCAGAGATGTACGTCAAGCTGAAACCGCTCGATAAGCGCGACCGTTCCGTTTTCGACTTCATGGATGATGTGAAACCGAAAGTGGAGGAGGCGGTCGGTGACAGTGCGGACGTCAGTTTCAATGTACAGGCTGCGGCCGGCTCGAGTCCGAATACACTGTCCTTCTCACTGGAGGATACGAACGAAGCACGTCTGACGAAAGCGATCGGACAAGTGGATGAAAAGCTCCGCAGTCTGGATGGTGTCACAGATGTCTCCAACAACTTGATGGATACGGTCGAAGAAGTAAAAGTGACCGTCGACCGGGAGCTGGCTGCGAACTTCGGTCTGGCACCGTACCAGGTCGCACAGATCATTACAGATGCGACGCGCGGAACGTTCGCAACACAAGTTGTGGATAAGGATGACAATGTACTGACTGTCAATGTGCAATATGATAAGAAATTCTATGAAGATACCGGCGCTTTGCGCAAAATCAAGCTGCGTACACCTTCCGGCCAGTACATCAAACTCGGCCAGGTCGCGAAAATTGACATTGCGGAAGGACCGGTCGCCATCCAGCGTGTCGACCAGGCACACTCTGTTTCGTACGACATCAAGTATGAAAACAGCCGATCCCTCGGTGAAATGACGAAAGCCGTCAATGAGGCGATCGATGGACTCGACCTGCCGGATGACGTGAAGATGTCATACAGCGGCGACCGTGAGCTGTTCGAAAATGCGGCGAACGACATGCTGCTGGCGATCATCCTGGCAGTCGTCCTCGTTTACATCGTCATGGCAGCCCAGTTTGAATCGTTCAAATATCCGTTCGTCATCATGTTCTCGGTTCCACTCATGATCATCGGGGTGGCGATCGGGCTGTTCGCAACACAGACACCGATCAGTGTGACGGCCGTCATCGGCATACTGGTCCTTGTCGGGATCGTCGTCAACAACGGGATTGTCCTTGTTGACTACATCAATCAGCAGAAAGAAAAGGGGATGCCGTCCTATGAGGCGATCGTCATCTCGGTCAAGAACCGGGTGCGCCCGATCCTCATGACAGCTCTCACGACGATCCTCGGTCTGCTGCCGCTTGCGTTAGGCATCGGTGAAGGTACGGAAATCAATCAGCCGATGGGGATCGCCGTCATCGGCGGTCTGATCAGTTCCACGTTCCTGACGCTGTTCATCGTTCCGGTCATCTACAGTCTGTTCGACAGGGAAACGAGACGGCGCGCACGTCCGAAGAGCGGCTATACAGCAGCGGACAGCGAAGAAGACGTATGA
- a CDS encoding peptide chain release factor 3 produces MKNALQEEIASRRTFAIISHPDAGKTTMTEKLLYFGGAIRDAGTVKGKKTGKYATSDWMEIEKQRGISVTSSVLQFDYDGKRVNILDTPGHEDFSEDTYRTLMAVDAAVMMVDSAKGIEPQTIKLFKVCRMRGIPIFTFMNKMDRQGKEPLELMEELEEVLGIESYAMNWPIGMGKEFAGIYDRYNRRIELARPEGGDRFLELDEEGELAAPNAMTETSYYRQAVDDVLLLDEAGNDFDKARIAKGELTPVFFGSALTNFGVQTFLETFLQFAPQPQPRLTENEDYVDPMNEEFSGFIFKIQANMNPAHRDRIAFVRIVSGAFDRGMSVTIPRISKTVKLTQTTQFLADDRETVNEAVAGDIIGLYDTGNYQIGDTVVGGKSMYQFEALPQFNPELFVRVTAKNVMKSKHFHKGILQLVQEGAIQYYKTLHTEEVILGAVGQLQFEVFEHRMKNEYNVEVHMEHIGSKVARWIENESDVKESMTGPRSMLVKDRYENLVFLFENDFAMRWFNDKYPDIRLYSLL; encoded by the coding sequence ATGAAGAATGCACTGCAAGAAGAGATCGCATCCCGCAGAACGTTTGCGATCATCTCCCACCCGGATGCCGGGAAGACGACGATGACCGAGAAGCTGCTGTACTTCGGCGGCGCCATCCGTGATGCCGGAACCGTCAAAGGGAAGAAGACAGGCAAGTATGCCACGTCGGACTGGATGGAAATCGAGAAGCAGCGCGGCATCTCCGTGACCTCTTCCGTCCTGCAGTTCGATTATGACGGCAAGCGCGTCAATATCCTGGACACACCGGGGCACGAAGATTTCAGTGAAGATACGTACCGGACGCTGATGGCGGTCGATGCGGCCGTCATGATGGTCGATTCGGCAAAAGGAATCGAGCCGCAGACAATCAAACTGTTCAAAGTCTGCCGGATGCGCGGCATTCCGATCTTCACGTTCATGAACAAAATGGACAGGCAGGGGAAAGAACCGCTCGAACTGATGGAAGAGCTCGAGGAAGTGCTCGGCATCGAATCGTATGCGATGAATTGGCCGATCGGTATGGGCAAAGAATTTGCAGGCATCTACGACCGATACAACCGGCGGATCGAATTGGCCAGACCGGAAGGCGGTGACAGATTTCTCGAACTGGACGAAGAAGGAGAACTCGCAGCCCCGAATGCCATGACGGAAACGTCTTATTACCGGCAAGCTGTCGACGATGTGCTCCTGCTCGACGAAGCGGGGAACGATTTCGATAAAGCGCGGATTGCCAAAGGCGAACTGACACCGGTCTTCTTCGGAAGCGCTCTGACCAACTTCGGAGTCCAGACGTTCCTGGAGACATTCCTGCAATTCGCGCCGCAGCCGCAGCCGCGTCTGACGGAAAACGAAGACTATGTGGACCCGATGAATGAGGAATTCTCAGGCTTCATCTTCAAAATCCAGGCGAACATGAACCCGGCGCACCGCGACCGGATTGCATTTGTCCGGATTGTCTCCGGCGCATTCGACCGGGGGATGTCCGTCACCATTCCGCGGATCAGCAAGACGGTGAAACTGACCCAGACGACCCAGTTCCTCGCGGATGACCGTGAGACGGTCAATGAGGCGGTGGCCGGAGATATCATCGGACTATATGATACCGGGAATTACCAGATCGGCGACACGGTCGTCGGCGGAAAGTCGATGTACCAGTTCGAGGCCCTGCCGCAGTTCAATCCGGAGCTCTTCGTCCGGGTGACCGCGAAAAACGTCATGAAATCGAAGCATTTCCATAAGGGGATCCTGCAGCTCGTGCAGGAAGGCGCCATCCAATATTACAAAACACTCCACACGGAGGAAGTCATCTTAGGTGCGGTCGGACAGCTTCAGTTCGAAGTGTTCGAGCACCGGATGAAGAACGAATATAACGTCGAAGTGCATATGGAGCATATCGGTTCCAAAGTGGCGCGCTGGATCGAAAACGAATCGGACGTCAAGGAATCGATGACCGGTCCCCGTTCCATGCTCGTCAAGGATCGCTACGAGAATCTTGTGTTCCTCTTCGAAAATGACTTTGCCATGCGCTGGTTCAATGACAAATATCCGGATATCCGTCTGTACAGCCTCCTTTGA